A window of Lytechinus pictus isolate F3 Inbred chromosome 7, Lp3.0, whole genome shotgun sequence contains these coding sequences:
- the LOC129264421 gene encoding small ribosomal subunit protein uS12m-like — protein sequence MFEILTKMRPLLSSACRLCHHHSPVQGTSFFGSIASSIQGSIFQPTLQTVRSITINQLHRRGPLRKKPNPNKTFAMDMRPQMKGVVLKTLIRKPKKPNSANRKCAKVRLSNGREVVAFIPGEGHNLQEHNIVLVEGGRTQDLPGVKHTVIRGKYDCGHVVKRK from the exons ATGTTTGagattttgaccaaaatgagaCCACTTCTTTCATCTGCTTGCCGGTTGTGTCACCACCATTCTCCAGTCCAAG GAACATCTTTCTTTGGATCAATAGCCAGCTCAATACAGGGCTCTATATTCCAGCCCACCCTTCAAACAGTGCGAAGCATCACCATCAATCAGCTCCATAGAAGAGGACCGCTGCGCAAGAAACCCAACCCCAATAAGACATTTGCAATGGACATGCGTCCCCAAATGAAGGGGGTGGTACTGAAGACCTTGATTCGTAAGCCTAAGAAACCCAATTCAGCCAACAGGAAGTGCGCCAAGGTGAGGCTAAGCAATGGTCGAGAGGTAGTGGCCTTTATCCCGGGAGAAGGCCATAATCTTCAAGAACATAACATTGTCTTGGTGGAAGGTGGCAGGACGCAAGACTTGCCTGGTGTCAAACATACCGTCATCAGGGGGAAATATGACTGTGGACATGTCGTCAAGAGGAAATGA
- the LOC129264420 gene encoding protein giant-like gives MPSRRKCAHTTKIERVPSYAVYHGEEDLDDRLSNDGTLDLSIKKIKREPSDDNIELSGEGMYLGDENDVGNIDAGISEKVSGGSGEELSEDIAPPSDQCEANGKTGADDADANKPGSHSSKQTPASEGNGEEQIVINCNGQPLSPVTGLPLFPQSKGKSTRPFKLYTSNRDLLSGITTQGASSLATYSVPVALTPAVPGAVPITFASLPLVSGVPMIPTTTSPSTTTSASSSNASTGAGSISSSTSSTSSTTTTVGAKTTSSTTDAHLMTLATEADKILRERHASEESSIGATSDMEATTGDTYSSSGGEETALLAGEVLKIPSLAGKSGNMNSLTFIQKRAVEAAQSVTNPPKNKKKRLALPETLKDIAYWERRRKNNEAAKRSRDARRAKEDQIAIRAALLEQENMRLKIEVSALKEETVKLRSMLYANNNSHDDS, from the coding sequence ATGCCGTCAAGGAGGAAATGTGCTCATACGACCAAAATTGAACGGGTTCCTAGCTATGCCGTCTACCATGGCGAGGAAGACCTGGATGATCGCCTTAGTAATGACGGTACACTCGACCTCAGCATCAAGAAAATCAAAAGGGAGCCTTCCGATGACAATATTGAGTTGTCTGGAGAAGGGATGTACCTCGGAGATGAGAACGATGTGGGGAATATTGATGCGGGAATTTCTGAAAAAGTAAGTGGAGGAAGTGGGGAAGAATTGTCAGAGGATATTGCGCCCCCTAGTGACCAGTGCGAGGCAAATGGGAAAACGGGAGCAGACGACGCAGATGCGAACAAGCCAGGAAGTCATTCAAGCAAACAAACCCCGGCCAGCGAAGGCAATGGTGAGGAGCAGATTGTCATAAACTGCAACGGACAGCCACTGAGCCCAGTCACAGGTCTACCACTCTTTCCTCAGTCTAAAGGAAAATCAACCCGACCATTTAAACTTTACACTTCAAATCGTGATCTTCTTTCTGGTATAACAACTCAAGGAGCCTCTTCTCTTGCAACGTACTCCGTACCCGTGGCTCTGACACCAGCTGTACCGGGAGCAGTCCCCATTACTTTCGCTTCCCTTCCCCTAGTATCAGGCGTACCAATGATCCCAACTACTACGTCTCCTTCAACCACTACCTCCGCTTCATCGTCCAATGCTTCGACGGGCGCTGGTTCGATATCATCCTCCACCTCGTCTACCTCCTCTACTACCACTACTGTGGGTGCAAAGACTACCTCGTCGACTACTGATGCTCACCTGATGACGCTAGCAACAGAAGCAGACAAGATCCTACGGGAGAGGCATGCCTCGGAGGAATCATCCATCGGTGCTACCTCGGACATGGAGGCGACTACCGGCGATACTTACAGCAGCAGCGGAGGGGAAGAAACCGCTTTACTTGCAGGGGAAGTTCTCAAAATTCCCTCATTGGCTGGTAAGTCAGGTAACATGAACTCACTAACTTTCATCCAGAAGCGAGCCGTTGAAGCCGCCCAGTCTGTCACGAACCCAccgaaaaacaagaaaaagcgATTAGCTCTCCCAGAGACGTTGAAAGACATTGCATActgggagagaaggaggaagaacAACGAAGCTGCAAAACGATCCCGGGATGCTCGCCGGGCCAAGGAGGATCAAATCGCCATCAGGGCTGCCCTACTGGAACAAGAAAATATGCGCCTCAAAATCGAAGTGTCAGCACTCAAAGAAGAAACGGTTAAACTACGATCTATGCTCTACGCAAACAACAACAGTCATGATGACAGTTGA